One window of Medicago truncatula cultivar Jemalong A17 chromosome 2, MtrunA17r5.0-ANR, whole genome shotgun sequence genomic DNA carries:
- the LOC11408671 gene encoding histone H3.3 — MARTKQTARKSTGGKAPTKVLATKIARNYKPKGGLKRPRRFRPGTVALREIRKYQKSSDLLIRKLPFQRLVREIAHVDLKPDFRFQSHAVLALQEAAEAYLVGLFEDTNLCAIHAKRVTIMPKDIQLACRIRGERRG, encoded by the coding sequence ATGGCGCGTACAAAGCAAACTGCTCGCAAATCCACCGGTGGCAAGGCACCAACGAAGGTGCTCGCCACAAAGATTGCTCGTAATTATAAACCAAAGGGAGGACTTAAGAGACCTCGTCGTTTTCGTCCTGGAACAGTTGCTCTTCGCGAGATACGTAAATACCAGAAGAGTTCCGATCTTTTGATCCGTAAGCTTCCATTCCAGCGTCTTGTTCGTGAAATTGCTCATGTTGATCTCAAGCCGGATTTCAGATTCCAGAGTCATGCGGTTCTCGCACTTCAGGAAGCAGCGGAAGCATATTTGGTTGGTTTGTTTGAGGATACCAATTTGTGTGCAATTCATGCTAAGAGGGTTACCATTATGCCTAAGGATATTCAACTTGCTTGCCGTATCCGTGGTGAACGTCGTGGTTAG